Part of the Brassica oleracea var. oleracea cultivar TO1000 chromosome C8, BOL, whole genome shotgun sequence genome is shown below.
CGAACACGAGGAGAAGGACTACGACGTCTTGGAGGAAGAGGAGATCTCGCACGAGGGCTGTAACTCCTGAAAACCAAAAAAAAAAAAAATACAAGTTAGTTAATACGCTCACTGGAGCTAGAAGACAAGTTACACAAATCGTCAATAACAAAAGAACCTGCGCCCTCCATAGGTTGGGCTCTTTCTGTATCTTGGAGGACTGCGGCTACGGCTGCGACCACGAGGAGAAGGACTTCGACCCCTCCTAGAGCCACCACCACCACGGGAGCGGCATTCACGTGCAAAGTGACCAGACTCGCCACACTCATAGCACTTCAAATCAGAACCACCACGGCCACGACCACCATCACCACGGCCTCCTCCACCGCCGCCACGGTTATGAGACTGCTCTACTCTCCATCCATTCTTGCCTAACATAAACAAAAATATCAAACTGGCACTGTGATAATTTTAAAAAAGATTCGTATTTGGTACCATCTAAGTCACGGATGGCGTCGCGGGCGTCCCTTGAGTCTTCGAAATCAAGAAAAGCGTAACCAGGTGGTCTTCTTGCAACCCATACACTGCACAACAATAACAAACTTTTAAATACAAACTTCAAATCAAACAATTAATACAGGTTTAAGGTAAATGAATCGAAATTGTATAACCTCTTGATGACTCCGTAGACACGAAACTCATCCTCGAGCTCGCGCTCTGTAACTCGCGGATCCAAATTACCAACGTACACACGCGACATCTGTTCAATCACCTCGATCAAATTCAAATTCAAGTTTAGATTTAGATCAACGCTATGAGATTCAACTGATCAACGAGGGAGATCCTATTAGCTAAGAAAACAGGAGAGGGAGTGGAAACGGAGATCGGGGATCACCTGAAGAGATCACTTGGTGGTGAGGAGAAGCGAAACGGCGTGTCCTTGGGTCGTGCGAAAGAAATTAGGGTTATCTAATTTGAGAGTGGAGGAGATGGGAATATAAACCAAAGAGACTTTTTTTGATGTGGGTCTACTTAATGTTCTTATTGCTTATTTTTGGGCTCCAAATGGGTCTATTAAACTTCCCGTCTCACAGTAATATTATTAAGCTATAACAAAACAGCAAGCATCTTAATAACTTTAGGTTCACCAACCTGGTCATTTTAGATCTACTATCTTTTAATCAAGGAAACAAAATAACTTATCAAATTATATTATGCTTTTAATAAAAAATTAAATAAATAAAAATAACAATAGTTCTAAAAAAATATTATTTAAAAAAAATATTTATTTTTAAGATTTAGAGTTTAGAGTTTAAGATTTATAATTTAGAATTTATCCAAAT
Proteins encoded:
- the LOC106307164 gene encoding serine/arginine-rich splicing factor RSZ22A-like yields the protein MSRVYVGNLDPRVTERELEDEFRVYGVIKSVWVARRPPGYAFLDFEDSRDARDAIRDLDGKNGWRVEQSHNRGGGGGGRGDGGRGRGGSDLKCYECGESGHFARECRSRGGGGSRRGRSPSPRGRSRSRSPPRYRKSPTYGGRRSYSPRARSPLPPRRRSPSPRVRNYSRSPPPYRAREEVPYTNGNGLKDVRRSRS